In Pseudobacter ginsenosidimutans, the following are encoded in one genomic region:
- a CDS encoding ATP-binding cassette domain-containing protein, with the protein MTSFTYEQKQTILQVENLSVACNGKIIIQDINFTERDTVRPDRQQGQIIAFLGRSGRGKSTLFRALTGLESPTTGQVLIPDLAKEVTNGNQPAKKVTEGDVGFVDQKYTLFRHKTVFQSLLFAMRRSTLSLAEKKEKVLQHLSDWGLTQVKDQYPVFLSGGQRQRTAILEQLLSSGYYMVLDEPFSGLDVGNIESVKRAFQWVNASHELHTIIFSTHDIELAVELADSIYVLGYPKDEKGKLGTAGTLLKHFDLKSMGLAWQEDFGNHHLECVKMIRETMLAS; encoded by the coding sequence ATGACCTCTTTCACATACGAACAAAAACAAACGATACTCCAGGTGGAAAACCTGAGCGTTGCCTGCAATGGAAAAATTATTATTCAGGACATCAATTTCACTGAGCGAGACACGGTGCGGCCAGACAGGCAGCAGGGACAGATCATTGCTTTTCTCGGCAGGTCAGGCCGCGGCAAGTCGACGCTCTTCCGCGCCCTCACCGGGCTGGAGTCTCCCACTACCGGGCAGGTTCTTATCCCTGACCTTGCCAAAGAAGTGACTAACGGAAACCAACCGGCGAAAAAAGTGACTGAAGGGGATGTTGGCTTCGTGGATCAGAAATATACGCTGTTCCGCCACAAGACTGTTTTTCAGTCCCTGCTCTTTGCTATGCGGCGATCAACATTATCGCTCGCCGAAAAAAAAGAAAAAGTATTGCAGCATCTCAGCGACTGGGGACTTACACAGGTGAAGGACCAGTACCCTGTATTCCTCTCCGGTGGCCAGCGTCAGCGGACAGCCATCCTGGAGCAATTGCTCAGCTCGGGTTACTATATGGTGCTGGACGAACCTTTTTCGGGACTGGATGTGGGCAATATCGAAAGTGTGAAACGGGCGTTTCAATGGGTGAATGCCAGTCATGAATTGCATACCATTATTTTCAGTACGCATGATATTGAATTAGCGGTTGAGCTGGCGGATAGCATTTACGTTCTTGGATACCCGAAAGATGAAAAAGGAAAGCTTGGCACTGCCGGCACATTGCTGAAGCATTTCGATTTGAAATCGATGGGATTGGCCTGGCAGGAGGATTTCGGGAACCATCACCTGGAATGCGTGAAGATGATCAGGGAAACGATGCTGGCATCTTAG
- a CDS encoding cysteine desulfurase, giving the protein MNATSSILLDVEKIRKDFPILSLTVNGKPLVYLDNAATSQKPNSVIKAIEHYYTHQNSNIHRGVHFLSQRATEAYEVSRKKVAKFINAAHDHECLFTKGTTDGINLVAFSYGKQFVKPGDTIIISAMEHHSNIVPWQILCEDRGANLKVIPINEKGELLIEEYKKLLNEDNNVKLVSVCWISNSLGTVNPVKEIIALAHEKGIPVLLDAAQAVQHVAVDVQDLDVDFLAFSGHKLYGPTGSGILYGKEKWLNQMPPYQGGGDMIKHVTFAKTTYNELPFKFEAGTPNIEAGICISAGLDYLNELGIEAVAQYEHELLEYVTAKLQEIPGLRVIGTADQKASVVSFIVEGTHPSDIGVLLDKMGIAVRTGHHCTQPLMEFFGIPGTVRASLAFCNTKQEMDQLVDGVKRAVAMLV; this is encoded by the coding sequence ATGAACGCTACTTCCTCCATATTGCTGGACGTTGAAAAGATCAGAAAAGATTTTCCGATCCTTTCACTCACAGTGAACGGTAAGCCATTGGTGTACCTGGATAATGCGGCTACATCACAGAAACCCAATTCTGTGATCAAAGCCATCGAACATTATTACACACATCAGAACAGCAATATCCATCGCGGAGTCCACTTCCTCAGCCAGCGCGCCACGGAAGCGTATGAAGTGAGCAGGAAGAAAGTAGCCAAATTCATCAATGCCGCCCATGACCACGAGTGTCTTTTTACCAAAGGCACTACCGATGGTATCAATCTGGTGGCTTTCAGCTACGGCAAACAATTCGTAAAACCTGGTGATACCATCATCATCTCGGCGATGGAGCACCATTCCAATATCGTTCCCTGGCAGATCCTTTGCGAAGACCGCGGAGCCAATCTGAAAGTGATCCCCATCAATGAGAAAGGTGAATTACTGATAGAGGAATACAAGAAGTTATTGAACGAAGACAATAACGTGAAGCTGGTTTCAGTTTGCTGGATCTCCAATTCGCTCGGAACTGTGAACCCTGTTAAGGAGATCATTGCGCTGGCACACGAAAAAGGAATTCCCGTACTGCTGGACGCTGCACAAGCGGTGCAACATGTTGCTGTAGATGTGCAGGATCTCGATGTTGACTTCCTTGCTTTCTCCGGACATAAACTGTACGGCCCTACCGGCAGCGGCATTCTCTACGGAAAAGAGAAATGGCTGAACCAGATGCCTCCCTACCAGGGCGGCGGTGACATGATCAAACATGTTACATTCGCAAAAACGACCTACAACGAACTGCCCTTCAAGTTTGAGGCAGGCACTCCCAATATTGAAGCCGGCATCTGCATCAGTGCAGGCCTCGATTATCTGAATGAGCTCGGCATCGAAGCGGTAGCGCAGTATGAGCATGAACTGCTCGAATACGTGACTGCAAAACTGCAGGAGATCCCGGGTCTTCGTGTCATCGGCACGGCTGATCAGAAAGCCAGTGTGGTTTCTTTCATCGTGGAAGGAACACACCCTTCAGACATCGGCGTACTGCTGGATAAAATGGGAATCGCTGTGAGAACAGGACATCACTGTACACAGCCTCTCATGGAATTCTTCGGGATACCCGGAACAGTAAGGGCCAGCCTTGCATTCTGCAATACTAAACAGGAAATGGACCAGCTGGTGGATGGCGTGAAACGCGCAGTTGCCATGCTGGTGTAA
- the sufD gene encoding Fe-S cluster assembly protein SufD, translating to MENTATQIINSLYDQCIADFELRSSTTAEPAELTALRQKAFQNFKKAGFPSNKVEDWKYVNLAPFLKESFATSTEEELVEVSDELINNSSIPHLDVWKIVLVNGVFRKDLSDVVNQEGVFVLPIAEAISRPAFQKHFGAYTDLSKNHFAAVNTALFQHGLYVEVKNNAVVDKPLHVIHINTADEPLFVQPRHLYITGTSANASIIESFVISGTKANVFVNNVAEIFVGANANLHHYYIQGGNEKNRYVHHTEVYQQADSVYNNYKASFPGTSLLRNNLNIALDGENVESHLYGLYLSGGRQLVDNHTIVDHRKPHCQSNELYKGVMKDESTGVFNGKIFVRKDAQKTNAFQQNNNLMLGKKAVVDSKPQLEIFADDVKCSHGSTVGQFNNDALFYLKSRGIGDEKARALLIHAFAFDVTEKIPLPEVQDHINHLIEEGLKA from the coding sequence ATGGAAAATACGGCCACACAAATCATCAATTCTCTATACGACCAGTGCATCGCAGACTTCGAACTGCGCAGCAGCACTACTGCTGAGCCCGCAGAACTGACTGCACTGCGTCAGAAAGCTTTTCAAAATTTCAAAAAAGCAGGATTCCCCTCCAATAAAGTGGAAGACTGGAAATATGTAAACCTTGCACCTTTTCTGAAAGAATCATTCGCTACTTCTACTGAAGAAGAATTAGTAGAAGTTTCTGATGAACTGATCAACAACTCTTCTATTCCTCATCTCGATGTTTGGAAGATCGTTCTTGTAAATGGTGTGTTCAGAAAGGATCTCTCCGATGTAGTGAATCAGGAAGGTGTGTTTGTTCTTCCCATCGCTGAGGCAATCTCCAGACCTGCGTTCCAGAAACATTTCGGTGCATACACCGATCTTTCCAAGAATCACTTCGCAGCTGTGAACACCGCACTGTTCCAGCACGGACTGTATGTTGAAGTAAAGAACAACGCTGTAGTGGACAAACCTCTGCACGTGATCCATATCAATACTGCTGATGAGCCGCTGTTTGTTCAGCCTCGTCATCTGTATATTACAGGTACTTCTGCAAACGCAAGCATCATCGAAAGCTTCGTGATCAGCGGTACCAAAGCAAATGTGTTTGTGAACAATGTTGCAGAGATCTTTGTAGGCGCCAATGCCAACCTGCATCATTATTATATCCAGGGCGGCAACGAAAAGAACCGCTACGTTCATCACACAGAAGTATACCAGCAGGCAGACAGTGTGTACAATAACTACAAGGCCAGCTTCCCCGGCACCAGCCTTCTCCGCAATAACCTCAACATTGCGCTCGATGGAGAAAACGTGGAAAGCCACCTGTACGGATTATACCTCTCAGGAGGCCGTCAACTGGTAGACAATCATACCATCGTTGACCACCGCAAGCCGCATTGTCAGAGCAATGAGCTGTACAAAGGTGTGATGAAGGATGAATCCACAGGCGTTTTCAATGGTAAGATCTTTGTTCGCAAAGACGCACAGAAAACAAATGCCTTCCAGCAGAACAACAATCTCATGCTCGGAAAGAAAGCCGTAGTGGATTCCAAACCTCAGCTGGAGATCTTTGCAGACGATGTGAAATGCTCTCACGGTTCAACCGTAGGTCAGTTCAACAATGATGCATTGTTCTACCTGAAGAGTCGTGGTATCGGTGACGAGAAAGCCCGCGCACTCCTCATTCACGCATTTGCTTTTGACGTAACAGAAAAGATCCCGCTTCCCGAAGTGCAGGATCATATCAATCACCTGATCGAAGAAGGTCTGAAAGCTTAA
- a CDS encoding helix-turn-helix domain-containing protein, whose product MSKKELNVGPSTEDLLKEVGHNLKLARYRRGLSASQVADRAGISRSTLQLIESGESNMSLVSLISILHALRLDIVDFFRGDDPLGRKLQDIQLLSGKTKKNKK is encoded by the coding sequence ATGTCAAAAAAGGAGCTGAATGTGGGACCTTCAACGGAGGACCTGTTGAAGGAAGTTGGCCACAACCTGAAATTAGCCAGGTACCGAAGGGGCTTATCTGCTTCACAGGTAGCAGACAGGGCCGGGATTTCCAGGTCAACTTTGCAATTGATCGAAAGTGGAGAATCTAACATGTCGCTCGTTAGTCTTATCAGTATTTTACATGCTCTCAGATTGGATATAGTCGATTTTTTCCGGGGCGATGATCCTCTGGGAAGGAAGCTGCAGGATATCCAATTGTTGTCTGGTAAGACAAAGAAAAATAAGAAATGA
- a CDS encoding HesB/IscA family protein — MITISENAKKYIHQLMEKEGQSTDSFVRVGVKGGGCSGLAYEMKFDQEMRENDQVFEDKGVKLVVEMKSLLYLYGTELDYSGGLNGKGLFFNNPNASRTCACGESFAV; from the coding sequence ATGATCACGATATCTGAAAACGCGAAAAAATATATCCATCAGCTGATGGAAAAAGAAGGACAGTCCACAGACAGTTTTGTGCGTGTGGGCGTGAAAGGCGGCGGTTGCTCCGGTCTGGCTTACGAAATGAAGTTCGATCAGGAGATGCGCGAGAACGACCAGGTATTTGAAGACAAAGGTGTGAAACTGGTAGTGGAAATGAAAAGCCTGCTCTACCTGTACGGCACTGAATTGGATTACTCCGGAGGCCTCAATGGAAAAGGTCTCTTCTTCAATAATCCCAACGCATCAAGGACCTGCGCCTGTGGCGAAAGCTTTGCTGTTTAA
- a CDS encoding SufE family protein, translating into MTINEIQDELIEDFSLFTDWMEKYEYIIQLGKELPLIDEQYKTDDNLIRGCQSRVWLHADYKDGKVIFTADSDAIITKGLVSMVVKVLSDHTPAEIANAELYFVDKVGLREHLSVTRSNGLLSMIKQMKLYAVALQTQAK; encoded by the coding sequence ATGACCATCAACGAAATACAGGACGAACTGATAGAAGATTTCTCACTTTTTACAGACTGGATGGAGAAATATGAATACATCATCCAACTGGGAAAAGAGTTGCCACTCATCGATGAGCAATACAAAACGGATGATAATCTAATTCGTGGTTGCCAGAGCCGTGTGTGGCTCCATGCAGATTACAAAGATGGGAAAGTGATCTTCACTGCTGACAGTGATGCCATCATCACCAAAGGTCTGGTGAGCATGGTAGTGAAAGTGCTAAGTGATCATACTCCAGCTGAGATCGCGAATGCGGAATTGTATTTCGTGGATAAGGTAGGGCTTCGTGAACACCTCTCCGTTACCCGCAGCAACGGCCTGCTCTCCATGATCAAGCAAATGAAATTGTATGCAGTGGCCCTGCAGACACAAGCAAAGTAA
- a CDS encoding GNAT family N-acetyltransferase: MEIRQATAKDVEAIYAFICDLEETTFDFEIFTQLYLQNIAGENNIYLVAEETTRSKVIGFISTHGQILLHHLGMVYEIQEMFVDQEFRSHGIGQQLIEALELRLRDRECHCLEVTSNAKRTAAHEFYIRNGFIQSHVKLTKERQV, encoded by the coding sequence ATGGAAATCCGGCAAGCAACAGCCAAAGACGTGGAAGCCATTTACGCTTTCATCTGCGATCTCGAAGAAACCACCTTCGATTTTGAAATTTTCACTCAACTCTATCTTCAGAATATTGCCGGGGAGAATAATATTTACCTGGTAGCCGAAGAAACTACCAGATCCAAAGTCATCGGCTTCATCTCTACCCATGGCCAGATTCTACTTCACCACCTGGGAATGGTCTACGAGATCCAGGAGATGTTCGTGGACCAGGAATTCCGGAGTCATGGTATCGGTCAGCAACTGATCGAAGCGCTTGAGCTGCGCTTACGGGATCGGGAATGCCACTGTCTGGAAGTTACATCCAATGCCAAACGGACTGCCGCACATGAGTTCTATATCCGTAACGGATTCATACAATCGCATGTAAAACTCACAAAAGAAAGGCAGGTCTAA
- a CDS encoding iron-sulfur cluster assembly protein — translation MLNKVKIEMDIYEKLRTVFDPEIPVNIVELGLIYSVTINDDGYVNLSMTLTAPACPVAGEIIREVDEKIREVEGVKDANVMLTFDPPWNRDMMSEEAKLELGFL, via the coding sequence ATGCTGAACAAGGTGAAAATAGAAATGGATATTTACGAAAAGCTCAGAACGGTTTTTGACCCGGAGATACCGGTGAATATCGTGGAGCTGGGACTGATCTATTCTGTAACTATTAACGATGATGGTTACGTGAATTTGAGCATGACCCTCACCGCGCCTGCCTGTCCGGTTGCCGGCGAGATCATCCGTGAAGTGGATGAGAAGATCAGGGAAGTGGAAGGAGTGAAAGATGCGAATGTGATGCTGACTTTCGACCCACCCTGGAACAGGGATATGATGAGCGAGGAAGCGAAGCTGGAGCTTGGGTTTTTGTAA
- the sufC gene encoding Fe-S cluster assembly ATPase SufC, with amino-acid sequence MLSIKNLKASVDGKEILKGLDLEVKAGEVHAIMGPNGSGKSTLASVLAGKDNYEVTGGQVTFEGKDLLDLSPEDRARSGLFLAFQYPVEIPGVSNINFLKTAMNEMRAYNNLPPIEAKEFLRMMKEKQKLVEFDSALANRSLNEGFSGGEKKRNEIFQLAMLEPKLSILDETDSGLDIDALRIVSRGVNKLRSGKNAFVLITHYQRLLEYIVPDYVHVLWNGQIVKSGTKELALELEEKGYDWLKEDAAAAPSFH; translated from the coding sequence ATGTTAAGTATAAAAAATCTGAAGGCTTCTGTAGATGGCAAGGAGATTTTGAAAGGACTGGACCTGGAAGTAAAAGCAGGCGAAGTGCACGCTATCATGGGACCTAACGGTTCCGGAAAAAGTACCCTGGCTTCAGTACTGGCTGGAAAAGATAACTATGAAGTTACCGGTGGTCAGGTAACCTTCGAAGGCAAAGACCTTCTGGATCTTTCACCCGAAGACCGCGCAAGGTCCGGTTTGTTCCTCGCTTTCCAATACCCCGTAGAAATTCCCGGTGTTTCCAACATCAACTTCCTGAAAACCGCTATGAACGAAATGCGGGCTTACAATAATCTTCCTCCCATCGAAGCAAAGGAATTCCTGCGCATGATGAAGGAAAAACAAAAACTGGTTGAATTTGATTCCGCTCTCGCCAACCGCTCCCTCAATGAAGGTTTCTCCGGTGGTGAAAAGAAAAGGAACGAGATCTTCCAACTGGCTATGCTGGAACCCAAACTGTCCATCCTCGATGAAACAGATTCCGGCCTGGATATCGATGCCCTCCGTATTGTTTCCCGCGGTGTGAACAAACTCCGTTCAGGAAAGAATGCATTCGTCCTGATCACCCACTATCAGCGTCTCCTCGAGTATATCGTACCTGATTATGTACACGTACTCTGGAACGGACAGATCGTGAAATCCGGTACCAAAGAACTGGCGCTGGAACTGGAAGAAAAAGGATACGATTGGTTGAAAGAAGATGCAGCTGCTGCACCCAGCTTTCACTAA
- a CDS encoding ABC transporter permease → MKIANWFRPFEKINPQQQLIIGVSWIALVTGWWFISSSGTKHLFPTPSQVWDGFKSLYSEGLIVHIGSSLALCLKATFISVVISLLLVYFSPLPALRPLAVTLSRFRYLPLTGITFYMAILVSNARTMQVSVLFIFMSLYFITSLLAVVKDIPPEEIDHARSLKCSRWEVLLEVVIKGRFDYVIDVLRQNLAITWMMLVTVESILVAAGGLGVLIKNSDKFMNHGRIVALQMVILLVGLLLDWVLRRTRKSVFKYSTF, encoded by the coding sequence ATGAAAATAGCAAACTGGTTCAGGCCGTTTGAAAAGATAAACCCGCAACAGCAGTTGATCATCGGCGTTAGCTGGATCGCATTGGTCACCGGCTGGTGGTTCATCAGCTCATCCGGAACCAAACATCTCTTTCCCACGCCATCGCAGGTATGGGATGGATTCAAATCTTTGTACAGTGAGGGATTGATCGTCCATATCGGCAGTTCACTGGCGCTTTGCCTGAAAGCAACTTTCATATCTGTTGTCATTTCCCTGTTACTGGTTTATTTCTCGCCGTTACCGGCTTTAAGGCCGCTGGCAGTTACTTTGAGCAGGTTCCGTTACCTGCCATTGACGGGCATCACCTTTTACATGGCGATCCTGGTCAGCAATGCAAGAACGATGCAGGTGAGCGTGCTCTTCATATTCATGAGTCTTTATTTCATCACTTCACTTCTGGCAGTGGTGAAAGATATTCCACCGGAAGAGATCGATCATGCGCGCAGTCTGAAATGCAGCAGGTGGGAAGTATTGCTGGAAGTGGTGATCAAGGGACGATTCGATTATGTGATCGATGTGCTGCGCCAGAACCTGGCCATTACCTGGATGATGCTGGTAACAGTGGAATCCATTTTGGTAGCTGCCGGTGGGTTGGGTGTACTGATCAAGAACAGCGATAAGTTCATGAACCATGGCCGAATCGTGGCCCTGCAAATGGTGATCCTGCTGGTTGGCCTGTTGCTGGACTGGGTATTGCGCAGGACCCGCAAATCTGTTTTCAAATATTCCACTTTTTAA
- the sufB gene encoding Fe-S cluster assembly protein SufB translates to MSTDLDILKDVSTEEYKYGFTTDIEMEIAPAGLNEDTVRFISQKKNEPEWMLEYRLKALRHFLKLEMPTWQNFKLPTIDFQAISYYAAPKKKATLNSLDEVDPELLATFEKLGIPLSEQKLLSGVAVDAVFDSVSVATTFKGKLKEMGVIFCSFSEAVQEHPELVQKYLGSVVPYTDNIFSALNAAVVSDGSFVYIPKGVRCPMELSTYFRINAQNTGQFERTLIIADEGSYVSYLEGCTAPMRDENQLHAAVVELIAMENAEIKYSTVQNWYPGDKDGKGGIYNFVTKRGICKGDNSKISWTQVETGSSITWKYPSVILKGDNSTGEFYSVALTKNKQIADTGTKMYHIGKNTRSRIISKGISAGQGQNSYRGLVQVGNGAENARNFTQCDSLLIGDECGAHTFPYIESKNNTAMIEHEATTSKIGEDQIFYLNQRGIDTEKAVALIVNGYAKEVLNQLPMEFAVEAQKLLAISLEGSVG, encoded by the coding sequence ATGAGCACAGATTTAGATATTTTAAAAGATGTATCCACGGAAGAGTACAAATATGGCTTTACCACGGACATCGAAATGGAAATTGCACCCGCAGGGTTGAATGAGGATACCGTGCGCTTCATTTCGCAGAAGAAAAACGAACCGGAATGGATGCTGGAATATCGACTCAAAGCACTCCGTCATTTTCTGAAACTGGAGATGCCCACCTGGCAGAACTTTAAACTGCCAACGATAGACTTCCAGGCAATATCTTACTACGCTGCCCCCAAGAAAAAGGCAACACTGAACAGTCTCGATGAAGTGGACCCTGAACTGCTGGCCACTTTCGAGAAACTGGGCATTCCCCTCTCCGAGCAAAAATTATTGAGCGGTGTGGCCGTGGATGCTGTATTCGACAGCGTATCCGTTGCTACTACCTTCAAGGGTAAACTGAAAGAAATGGGAGTGATCTTCTGTTCTTTCAGTGAAGCTGTTCAGGAACATCCTGAACTGGTTCAGAAATACCTCGGCAGTGTAGTGCCCTACACCGATAATATCTTCTCTGCACTCAATGCTGCAGTGGTGTCCGACGGTTCATTCGTATACATCCCCAAAGGTGTGCGCTGCCCCATGGAACTGAGTACTTACTTCCGTATCAATGCTCAGAATACCGGACAGTTCGAGAGAACCCTCATCATTGCCGATGAAGGCAGCTACGTAAGCTATCTTGAAGGTTGTACCGCTCCCATGCGCGACGAAAACCAACTGCACGCTGCAGTAGTGGAACTGATCGCCATGGAAAATGCAGAGATCAAATACTCTACCGTCCAAAACTGGTATCCCGGCGATAAAGACGGTAAAGGTGGTATCTACAACTTCGTTACCAAACGCGGTATCTGCAAAGGTGATAATTCAAAGATCAGCTGGACGCAGGTGGAAACCGGATCCAGCATCACCTGGAAATATCCCAGCGTGATCCTCAAGGGTGATAACTCAACAGGTGAATTCTACTCTGTTGCCCTCACCAAGAATAAACAGATCGCAGACACTGGTACCAAAATGTATCATATCGGAAAGAACACCCGCAGCCGCATCATCTCCAAAGGTATCTCTGCCGGACAAGGACAGAATAGCTATCGCGGACTGGTGCAGGTGGGCAATGGCGCTGAAAACGCACGCAACTTCACACAGTGTGATTCACTGCTGATCGGAGACGAATGCGGAGCTCACACTTTCCCATACATCGAGTCTAAGAACAATACCGCGATGATCGAGCACGAAGCCACTACCTCCAAGATCGGGGAAGACCAGATCTTCTACCTGAACCAAAGAGGTATCGATACAGAAAAAGCAGTGGCGCTTATCGTGAATGGTTATGCGAAAGAAGTACTCAACCAGTTGCCGATGGAGTTTGCTGTGGAAGCACAGAAACTGCTGGCGATCTCGCTCGAAGGCAGCGTAGGATAA
- a CDS encoding OmpA family protein has protein sequence MKWSNLTFFSKALIVLVIAGAVGSAVYFLSPGLRVDESKKLDKLALNDQDVNNITTSAELPLPQLDQAGDVANKPLVRIGGYAWNAQSGIIVANGGAKTSKGSLMEKNGVRLELVRQDWLSELRNLHMKFVDEFDKGNNNPSEGVAGIMIMGDGVPFYISSAQQALDDKYGKGKYQLQAIAAIGLSYGEDKLIGPPSWKMNPQSMKGALVSAVIGDGDWVTTVNYAFANGLKVNPDPSTYDAEAVNFLASANDDYIESAKELIKSQQEGWTIPLKEVKNGKLTGKTINKKVDGCATWTPGDKMVFDKLTGFTDVVSTREFNNQMATTVIVLRQWAENNKETIGKILRSAYTATNQMKQYDSWRKRASEAAAKTFGIETPDYWYAMFKGQKGEKNGISYNMGGSRVFNLADANQYYGISDGTNRYKAVYDQVSRYLKELNPAGFNQNVKRVVPYEEAVNTSFLKEIKDIDAGASYTTDYSQKATNVVASAEWRINFDVGRASIRPEGEDVLEQIYNLLIQAEDSKLELIGHTDNTGTKEGNYSLSAARAESVKNYLVKKGIPADRFQKVDGKGQDEPIEDNSTASGKAKNRRVVITLLK, from the coding sequence ATGAAATGGTCTAATCTCACATTTTTCTCGAAAGCCCTTATCGTTCTCGTTATTGCTGGCGCAGTGGGCAGCGCTGTGTATTTTCTCTCTCCCGGTCTGCGCGTGGACGAATCCAAAAAACTGGATAAGCTCGCGCTGAACGACCAGGATGTGAACAACATCACAACCTCTGCGGAGCTTCCGCTGCCACAACTGGACCAGGCAGGCGATGTTGCCAACAAGCCGCTGGTGCGTATCGGCGGCTATGCATGGAACGCACAATCCGGTATCATTGTAGCCAACGGTGGCGCCAAAACCAGCAAAGGATCACTCATGGAAAAGAATGGCGTAAGACTGGAGCTGGTGCGTCAGGACTGGCTCTCCGAGTTGCGCAACCTTCACATGAAATTTGTAGATGAATTCGATAAAGGCAATAACAATCCTTCCGAAGGTGTGGCCGGTATCATGATCATGGGTGATGGCGTTCCTTTCTATATCAGCTCTGCCCAACAGGCGCTCGACGATAAATACGGAAAAGGGAAATACCAGTTGCAGGCTATTGCGGCTATTGGTCTCAGTTATGGTGAAGACAAACTGATCGGGCCGCCCAGCTGGAAAATGAACCCGCAATCCATGAAAGGCGCACTGGTATCGGCCGTGATAGGTGATGGCGACTGGGTTACTACCGTGAACTATGCATTCGCGAATGGACTTAAAGTAAATCCCGATCCCAGCACCTATGATGCAGAAGCAGTGAACTTTCTTGCCTCCGCCAATGATGACTATATCGAATCCGCGAAAGAGCTGATCAAAAGCCAGCAGGAAGGCTGGACCATTCCACTCAAAGAAGTGAAAAATGGAAAGCTCACTGGTAAAACCATCAACAAGAAAGTAGATGGCTGCGCCACCTGGACACCCGGCGATAAAATGGTGTTCGATAAGCTTACAGGATTTACTGACGTGGTATCCACCAGAGAATTCAATAACCAGATGGCTACTACAGTGATCGTACTGCGCCAGTGGGCAGAGAACAATAAGGAAACGATCGGAAAGATCCTTCGCTCCGCCTACACGGCCACCAATCAGATGAAGCAGTACGATAGCTGGAGAAAGAGAGCATCAGAAGCCGCCGCCAAAACCTTCGGTATCGAAACGCCGGATTACTGGTACGCGATGTTCAAAGGACAAAAAGGAGAAAAGAATGGAATCAGCTACAATATGGGTGGTTCCCGTGTGTTCAACCTGGCGGATGCAAACCAGTACTATGGCATTTCGGATGGTACTAACCGTTATAAAGCGGTATATGACCAGGTGAGCCGTTATCTGAAAGAGCTGAACCCCGCCGGCTTCAATCAGAATGTGAAGCGTGTAGTGCCTTACGAAGAAGCGGTGAACACATCATTCCTGAAAGAAATAAAGGATATTGATGCAGGCGCTTCCTATACCACGGACTACTCGCAGAAAGCCACCAATGTGGTTGCTTCAGCAGAGTGGAGGATCAACTTCGACGTAGGCAGGGCAAGTATCCGTCCTGAAGGAGAAGATGTACTGGAGCAGATCTACAACCTGTTGATCCAGGCAGAGGATTCCAAACTGGAACTGATCGGACACACAGACAATACCGGTACAAAGGAGGGCAACTATTCATTGTCTGCCGCCCGTGCCGAATCCGTGAAGAACTACTTGGTAAAGAAAGGAATCCCGGCAGACCGCTTCCAGAAAGTGGATGGTAAAGGTCAGGACGAACCGATCGAAGACAACAGTACTGCATCCGGTAAAGCTAAAAACAGACGGGTAGTGATCACACTGCTCAAATAA